The window AGATGGTATGCATCGACCCTAACTGCGAACGAATCATCACTCTTTAATATATGAAAAGGGGGATAAGCTATATGAATTGATACATAGAAGAAAGTACTCCAATTTCAGAATGAGGACAGCATGCGTGTATCAGAGATTCTTAAAAAGGTAGGGTGCATAGTTTCACAAAACGAACGGGTGTATTTACTCAACAGGTGCTGATTTGCAATTTATGATAATGCCTTACAAGAGAAATTTAAGAGAGAAAAACATAAGATGGTAGAATAATTTATTTAATATTATAAACAATATATGCAGTAGGGTTTACCGTTGGTTACCTGTCAAGAGAGACTGGGTGTGATCCTGGAAATTGTGCATGCCCTCTCGCCTATAACCAAAGAAAGGATGTAAGAAAGAAACTTCTTTTGAAGCTACATATACATAAAAATTGCAGAAACAAAATAATTTACAAAGATTGCAACATGGAAGTGTCAAATGGAAGTATCGCATAAAATAATTAGTTATGAACAGGCAAAAGACACAGAAAACGCACTATAATAGCATGTTCCACCCATGCCATAATACAATATATACAGACATGCTAAACTGAGCCTGCGCGCATTATTTCTTAGCATACGCTCTGTCCAGTTCGACCCAACCGGCCAGTACGCGTTAACTAGCCAGAGGGGGCGCGCGTCGGGAAAATTCCATCGTAACGATTTACGACCAATACTGGTCCACGCGCTTCGCTAGTCCCCTTCCTTCGTGAAAAAACAATCACTACATACTGATCCAAGCATTACTACACAGCAGTAATACGGTTACCATGCGTCATGATGAAAGCATCTCTAATTCCTTCGTTGGTAGTTTCATTACCATCCAGCATCCACTCCATTCTTTTTACTGCTAACAATTACTTAGAATGGAGTAATGCGTTAACCAAGCAAGGGTGTGTATTTTTCAACGAAAAGGCACATGCAGTAATGCGTTACTACATAGCAACCTGATTTTACTACATTCCAGGATTGAAGCATCTTTCGCTGGTCAAATAATTTGTTTCATTACCATCCACTCCATCCCTTTTACTGCTAACAATTAGAGAGCATGTAGTAATTGGTTACTACATATTAGAATGAATTTACTAGGTTTACGAGGCCGAGGGATCGAACCATCTCATTGCTTGGTAAAGAATTCTCGTCCATTACCATCTCTTCTATCTATATTACTGCCAAAAACTAATGACCTTCGGATCGGGACGTCGTAGACGATGCATGGTAACCAAATTAAATCCATTACTTTTTCTTAGAAACAGTTTTACCCTCAAATATTTTAGCGGTGGAGAAGCCTACTCCCGGTGTGACCTGCCCACCTAATTAGACCGGAGCGCACGCTAAGACGTTATGCGCGCTCGCTCACAATAGCGCAGCCCACACGCgcacgtgcgcacacacacacacacacactttgaaTGTTCATATTGAAaacgccacacacacacacacacacacacacacactttgaaTGTTCATATTGAAAACGCCATAACCCATTTCAGGAGTTCAGTTTGATGACAGAAAAGCACATTATTTGCATATTATTTCACACAGCTTAGTAAAATAGTTAATATGTAGGTGCACACCATGTCGAACCATCACATCATGTGAAATGAGCAAATGCTTGCATAAATACTTCCCGTTAGATTTCATTCACAAGCTCTGCAGTACTTGACATACAGCAACACTGCATGCATGTACTCTCTGCTCACTTGAAAATTCGTAACATTTGAGCTATTCCCCCTCCATCCCGAAATATAAGGTGCGAGCATTTTCCCAGCAATTAGATGTCAACTTCGCATCATGTATTAATCCACGTGTGGTTGGAATAATCATTGGTTAAAGTTAAATTTGCATAACATGTGCACCTTCTATTCTGGGATGGGGAGAGTACTCTACAAACAGCAATACTGGTGTTTGATGTTATCCACACAAAAATGCTAGTTGAGCACGAATAAGAAAATGTGTACTTACAGGGGGAAGTTCAAGCAAACGATAGCATACGATCCGCAGAGCCTCTTGCTGATCAAAAGGTACATCGTCTCCCAGCACATCATCATTGGTGATGACTTTCTCCTCTACATCATTCTGCAAGATACAAGAGGATGTCTCAAGAACAAAACAATAAATCAGTTATCAGACAAATAATGTTGCTTGAAAATGAACAAACATGATCCATGATATGGTTGGCTCCATCTGTAATGTTCAAAAGTAAAATTCAAATACTCAAGTAGAAGGTGCGAAGAAATAGAAGTTACATAGCAGTTTGTATTCCAACAATTGAAAAAGGATCAACGGGTACAAGGAAGCAGCCTACAATTACTTGGAATAATTTTACCTAAATAAAAGGGGAAAATACATACATGTACTGGTGAAACATCaccgttgtcatcatcatcatctggcTTAGCTTCACCATTTAGATCAAGATCAGAAGGCCTCTTCCATTCTGGTGTTGAAGGGCATGTTACAATTATATTCTCAGGAACCTCGTGATAAAATGAATACAATGCTTCAATGTAGTCCCTCTTATATATACCAGGAGGTCGCCTTTGAGCAAAAATACGTATTGCCTAGGGGGAAAATTGATGTCAAGACAAATAGTAGAACTACATTGAAAAAACACTCAGTGTCTAGTTGCCCTACCTCAGCAACACAAGAGATGCGTGTACGCATGAGGTAATGAATAATCATGAAACCTGTACGATTATGACCATGGGTACAGTGAACTAGAATATACTTGGGAGTCTTGGTATGCTTTTGTCGTTCAAGATACATCATCACCTGAAAATAGCAAAATAATTGCATAAATAGCTTCTGATGAGCTTTTTATATAGATATATGGTCGTTAATTAATGACCTACAAGCACATCAATTAACTCTACAGTAGAAAAAACTAACCACATGGAATGAAGAGTGTCTAATAAGAAAAGAAGAAAGTCACCACAGCCACAAAAAAAGGTGAAGATCCATATGCATGTTTATATCATCAAACTCGTGTGCCCCGGCGTATTGTTttacaaaaaaaaaaaaagaggtgAGCTTGCAAGTACTATGCACCATACCAATGAACTGAAAAAACAAATCAATAAATATGATAAATGAAAAAGGGCTAGATCGAATGAGCAACGTGGTGTAAATTAGCACACAAAAAAACTGCTGAACACATAGCACACATCATGATAATTATCGACCAATCCACAAATAAGTGGCTTGTCACTCAAGCTAAGGTGCCATTGATAACTACATCGTGGTTTAAAGCATCATGTGAAAGATAGTAAGATACGAAGTGGGAAATAATTGGGGTGAAAAGGAGATGCCAAATAAGATATCAAGAATTAAGCATCAGACTGAATAAATACACACCATCCAGAATAATATATACTGATAATGTAAATATCTGTATCAAAAATATTGTTGTTGTTACCTCATAGACAAATGCGTTAACAGATTCATTATCTGGTACAGCATCTCTTCCCTTGCAAGGAATCTAAAAATGGAAATGTTTAGGAAGGAGTACTTCAAAATAAAAGATGTGTTTAAGCTAAGCTCTCTCACCTTGAGATGCTTAGTACCTTGCTTTGTCCACTCTGCTGGTGAGTAATATCGAGAAGTATTAGTCAGATCAATCACCAGCCCTatctgaaaaaaaaaagaaaaattaatACAGAAGTAAAATTATCTTTCGGTAACAAGTAGCTAACTAGGAACACATTCATACAGAAGGAAGGGGTGCCAATGGTATCAAGTATACACCCTTGATATAAATAAGAGATAGTTAAGTAAACTAAACATGTTGTAAGAGCACTTCAAATTGGCATTTTTTCTGTGTGAATAACCCATTTTGCATATAAATAGGTACAACATGCCCAGACATAACACATATGGTAAACACTAGAAATTATCAACCAAACAATACTTACTTCACGGCCAGCTTTTCTTTGCTTGTTTACTACTTGTTTGGAAGAATATCTTTTGCCAGGAGGAACTGATTCATTGAATGTTTCATCAAGAGGAACTTTGGAGGGTATGATTTTATCTATTGGCTCACCAAATGCAGGACAATCCAACCAACCTGAAATCAAACCATGAAAATACAAATACTAAAAATCCATTTATTTAAAAAAATACCATAAATAGAAATTGCCGAAGTGAAAGAGAGAATATAAGGTATAaaatatatattttatattatcaaCAATTAGAAGAGCTCGTTAGAAAACAATTTGACTTATTCATACCCTCAGGTGCCTCTTTAATCCGGCCTCTACCAACTTTGATTGGAGGTGCATAATCATTCCTTATCTGCTGAGGGTGTTGCATTGAGCCTTCATCCTGGTGCTCTCTCTTCAATTTCCTCCGCCTCTCTTCACGCTCCTAGTAACAAGAGCAGAATTTGCATAAAAATGATAGAGCTAGCAACACCAAATAAAACCAGTTTGCATGCTTTCTGGTAAGAAAACAAGCGGTTATTGTTTTTGCATGGTGCAAATTTAAGTGGAAAATGAAGTTACACATATGAACCAACTTTGCTGTAAAAACACAATCCCCACAAAAAAGGATATTTCATTATGATCCTGATGCAGAGTACATCTACAATTTTTATCTTGAAAGCCGCGATgatacataccaaattatcaatgaTAACCATCTCTCTGTCAGTAATTTTCTTCAGCTAACAATGTTAACCTAGCACACATGTCTAATAAGACATAGTTTATATTTCAATTATAACTTACACAATGAGCAATTCACAGCAAATGGAAAACTATAACCAGAATGAGTACTACATACCCTTCGCAATGTTGCAACAGCAGACTCAACATGTTCCTCCTCATGCGCATAATCAGCCTCACCAGGTGGTTCTTCATAAGGCTGCTCATCCTCTTCTTCAGGCAATGGTGATGCGTTCaaatccatagagaatgtcattcaACATCCACTACATATATCCTTCAGATCGAGTTGAGACATGCACCTAATAACAAACACAATACAGATTTTCGGAAGTCATTAGTTAATTAGGAATAGATACAGTAAAAGGCATTCAAATCACTAGTGGAAAGATAATCAACTTTGAGATATGACAGCCACAGCAAGCTAAAATaagataacaagaaaataaaacggGTAGTTCGGAACTACGTGCAAGCTGAAAGACTAAGGGAGAAGAAACAGTTTACTAGAGCTTCATTCACAGATAATGCATTCTTAGAAACACAATGAATCCTACGGAAGGGTTCCATTCTTAATTTCTTATAAAAACCACAGATATGAATACGCATCACATGGCTATTACCATAACGACTGCCTGGTCCCAGTAAATTTTAAGCTACTATATCTCAGACAGGTGATGTTTCTGTTTATAGATTAACATGATGCATAAACAAAAACGGAAACCACAGATACAGGAATAAGTGCAGGATATGGAACATAATAAAATATTTGTTGCAATGCAAAACCACTTAGAACATGCATAAAGCCACAAACATAGTTCATAAATTCTTCTTTTAGGAAAAAAAGATAAGGAGATAATTCTCGTTCGAGCATTAAACATTTTTCCTGCCACAACAACAATTAACCTAGTTGTAACATAAATATAGGATTCAATTATTACAATATGAAACGTTGATCTTCTTTCTGGATTATTAGTTCATTTGGTATTTTCCCTTGCTTATTTGAATGCTTAATGTTTTCCGAATGATGAATATCATTTTTTTTCTTAAAATTTGAATGGTGACAAATATTTCATGGCCCATTCATCGCTCTCACCTACCCTTAGACAGCCTGGGCCAAAGCCCATCTCCCGTacttctctccctcctccccttATCCTCTTCCCATTGGCTGATGGGCCAAATGTCTCCCTTAAGTCTAACCTCTCTCATAAGAGAATTCTGATTTACGGAGCTCAGAAATGCTGACAATCTTAAAGTCAGTCAAAAATCCTAACCAGAACTCCACCATCTCATTTTGTAAGGCATGAAAAATTTCTAATCTTTCCCATATTGTTTGACAGGATTTGCCTCTGGTACTCAGTGTGGGTGTTTTCTTTCCTTTTTACCCCTGACGTACCAAGTGACTTATTGCTAATGTTCTAATTTCCAATCGCTAATCATATGAGCGCTAGAGGAGCCTGCATGCTGAAGGGCCAGATCCCAAAGGGCAACAAACCACATGCAAGA is drawn from Triticum dicoccoides isolate Atlit2015 ecotype Zavitan chromosome 4A, WEW_v2.0, whole genome shotgun sequence and contains these coding sequences:
- the LOC119286366 gene encoding mRNA-capping enzyme-like isoform X1 gives rise to the protein MTFSMDLNASPLPEEEDEQPYEEPPGEADYAHEEEHVESAVATLRREREERRRKLKREHQDEGSMQHPQQIRNDYAPPIKVGRGRIKEAPEGWLDCPAFGEPIDKIIPSKVPLDETFNESVPPGKRYSSKQVVNKQRKAGREIGLVIDLTNTSRYYSPAEWTKQGTKHLKIPCKGRDAVPDNESVNAFVYEVMMYLERQKHTKTPKYILVHCTHGHNRTGFMIIHYLMRTRISCVAEAIRIFAQRRPPGIYKRDYIEALYSFYHEVPENIIVTCPSTPEWKRPSDLDLNGEAKPDDDDDNGDVSPVHNDVEEKVITNDDVLGDDVPFDQQEALRIVCYRLLELPPARGHAQFPGSHPVSLDSDNLQLLRQRYYYATWKADGTRYMMLIMRDGCFLIDRNFCFRRVQMRFPHRNLNEGPHDMTLIDGEMIIDTVPDSGLKRRYLAYDLMALDSVSKTKLPFSERWRLIEDEIIRPRHNERKMFESGAKSNPMYKYDMELFSARRKDFWLLHTAKRVLKEFIPSLCHDADGLIFQGWDDPYVTRTHEGLLKWKYPEMNSVDFLFEVGNDNRQLVFLYERGKKKLMDGSWMVFPNGEDPSSISGRIVECSWNKEQQCWVCMRVRFDKSTPNDINTYRKVMRSITDNITEDKLLEEITEIISLPMYADRKKADERMAHAKMAQHRRRGQMLPQ
- the LOC119286366 gene encoding mRNA-capping enzyme-like isoform X2; this encodes MTFSMDLNASPLPEEEDEQPYEEPPGEADYAHEEEHVESAVATLRREREERRRKLKREHQDEGSMQHPQQIRNDYAPPIKVGRGRIKEAPEGWLDCPAFGEPIDKIIPSKVPLDETFNESVPPGKRYSSKQVVNKQRKAGREIGLVIDLTNTSRYYSPAEWTKQGTKHLKIPCKGRDAVPDNESVNAFVYEVMMYLERQKHTKTPKYILVHCTHGHNRTGFMIIHYLMRTRISCVAEAIRIFAQRRPPGIYKRDYIEALYSFYHEVPENIIVTCPSTPEWKRPSDLDLNGEAKPDDDDDNGDVSPVHNDVEEKVITNDDVLGDDVPFDQQEALRIVCYRLLELPPARGHAQFPGSHPVSLDSDNLQLLRQRYYYATWKADGTRYMMLIMRDGCFLIDRNFCFRRVQMRFPHRNLNEGPHDMTLIDGEMIIDTVPDSGLKRRYLAYDLMALDSVSKTKLPFSERWRLIEDEIIRPRHNERKMFESGAKSNPMYKYDMELFSARRKDFWLLHTAKRVLKEFIPSLCHDADGLIFQGWDDPYVTRTHEGLLKWKYPEMNSVDFLFEVGNDNRQLVFLYERGKKKLMDGSWMMEKIHHLSLGGLLSALGIRNNSVGSACALDSINRLLMISTHIAR